A genomic window from Verrucomicrobiota bacterium includes:
- a CDS encoding LL-diaminopimelate aminotransferase, whose protein sequence is MPRINEHYLKLKAGYLFPEIGRRVKAFSEANPEAAAKLIRCGIGDVTEALPLAAREAFHKAVDELGDRSSFKGYGPEQGYDFLRHAIAENDYRAHGIDISDDEIFVSDGSKCDSANILDIFGHDNKIAITDPVYPVYVDTNVMAGHTGEANEQGAYAGLTYLPCTAENHFEPSPPTEPVDLIYLCYPNNPTGTVASKNQLEKWVAYAKKNNAIILYDAAYQAFISDSTIPRSIFEIEGAKECAIEFRSFSKNGGFTGVRCAFVVLPKQLKGSTVGNAEIEIHPLWSRRSSTKFNGVSYPVQRAAEALYSEAGARQVTDLISHYMGNAKILREAVQGKGLGVYGGEHAPYIWVQCPTGIDSWGMFDKMLHDAQTVITPGAGFGSAGEGYFRISAFNSRENVEDVARRIKELCF, encoded by the coding sequence ATGCCACGAATTAACGAACACTACCTAAAATTAAAAGCTGGATACCTTTTTCCAGAGATCGGGAGACGAGTTAAAGCCTTTAGTGAGGCAAACCCTGAAGCTGCAGCTAAACTTATACGCTGTGGTATAGGAGATGTGACTGAGGCTCTTCCTTTAGCTGCTCGTGAAGCATTCCATAAGGCTGTCGACGAGTTAGGCGACCGATCTAGCTTCAAAGGTTATGGTCCCGAGCAAGGTTATGATTTTCTGCGCCATGCTATTGCCGAGAACGACTATCGCGCCCATGGCATAGATATTTCCGATGACGAAATATTTGTTTCAGATGGTTCTAAGTGTGATAGTGCCAACATCTTAGACATTTTTGGTCACGATAATAAGATTGCCATTACCGACCCAGTCTACCCCGTTTACGTAGACACCAATGTCATGGCAGGTCACACTGGCGAAGCTAATGAGCAAGGTGCCTATGCCGGACTTACTTATTTACCCTGCACCGCAGAGAATCATTTTGAGCCTAGCCCTCCTACTGAACCGGTGGATCTTATTTATCTCTGCTATCCGAATAATCCCACTGGAACTGTGGCATCTAAGAATCAATTGGAAAAATGGGTTGCCTACGCCAAGAAAAATAACGCCATTATTTTGTACGATGCCGCCTATCAAGCCTTTATCAGTGATTCGACCATTCCTCGCAGTATTTTCGAAATAGAAGGCGCTAAAGAATGCGCCATTGAGTTTCGCAGTTTTTCTAAGAACGGTGGATTTACGGGTGTTCGCTGCGCCTTCGTTGTCCTTCCCAAACAGCTGAAAGGGAGCACCGTTGGCAACGCAGAAATAGAAATCCACCCTTTGTGGTCTAGACGCTCGAGCACCAAGTTCAACGGTGTAAGTTATCCCGTACAAAGGGCGGCTGAAGCGCTATACTCTGAAGCTGGCGCTAGACAAGTGACAGATCTCATCTCACATTATATGGGAAATGCAAAAATCTTGCGTGAAGCTGTTCAAGGGAAGGGCCTAGGGGTCTATGGGGGTGAACATGCTCCCTATATTTGGGTGCAATGCCCCACTGGAATCGATAGCTGGGGCATGTTTGATAAAATGCTCCATGATGCGCAAACTGTCATTACGCCTGGGGCCGGATTTGGTAGCGCTGGGGAAGGTTACTTCCGCATATCCGCTTTTAACAGCAGAGAGAATGTTGAGGATGTAGCAAGGAGAATCAAAGAACTATGTTTCTAG